Genomic window (Sphaerodactylus townsendi isolate TG3544 linkage group LG12, MPM_Stown_v2.3, whole genome shotgun sequence):
TTCCGACCCTGTTGCAATGAGGCCGAATCTGAGGCAAGGTCTGAAGGCGCACAGTGCACTAACTTTGCTGAAGTTAAGTAAACCTGGGTCTAGTAGGGATGCCAGATTCCAGGTGGGATGTGGGGatggttgttttggagggtgttctgaatagcattgtaccccattgaggtcctgttgcccccagcctccaacctcaaatctccaagagtttcccaacctggatcaggcaaccctaccctccacctcccatccccagccaGTAGCCATGAGGGATCTTGCAACTCTAGGGACTAGTTAGTGTCTGAATAAGAGTCTGTTGAGAATCTCAGAGACCTGTAGGCTTGTAACCCACTTCCATAtcagatatggactacaattcccatcagcctctgccagcatggccaattggcaggggctgatgggaattgtagtccataacacctggagtgccaaaggttctccaccactgctatatatatTAGATCTGAGGGTAGAAAGATAAGATACCAGGAATGCCAGACTTCAGGTACCGCCTGatgatctcttggaattacaatttGCAACTGCTTCCCAAACAACagagcaaatggatgctttggagcacaggtgtcaaacttgtggccctccagaagttatggactacagttcccatcatcccctgccagcatgatgctggcaggggatgatgggaactgtagtccataacttatggagggctgagagtttgaGCCCTatgctggagggtggactccatggcattgtaccctgctgaggcaGGGCCACCTTaaaggggtgggacttggggggtAAAAATCAGTTTATAATTCTCATTGAAGCTAGGACCATCCTGCCGTCAACCAGTGCCtttcaggttgttgttgttgttggtttttgtttttgcctttagTAAAGTTTTGCACTGCAGATGTGAAGGACAGAGGCAAGGCCgaacagagaaaacagaaagaacTTTTGACTTTCCGTTGCTGTTTGCTGCTATTTTTACAAGCGATATTTATTACAGAAAGCTCTCCATGGCTCCGGCCATTTTTAGATAGGAGGCTGAGGAAAACATGTTCTTATCATAAGTTGTTCTTCGGCATGCTATGCCTTCATTTCTCTCTCTGCTGACAGTCTAATTCCTTTGGGTTCAttcccccacccatccctttCCAGCCTCGTTCCATCTCATCCTTACCCTGGCTGGAGAGTTAAAATATGCTTAGTAATAGAACAGAAAATCTCTCTGTCGAGTTAATGTTTCCCAAAAATTGTAGTAGGGGGTGTCAGCTCAGGAAATATCTGGATATtaggaaatatctggatattttggggagggggtgaagcctggggaggaagggGTTTGGACAAGGGAGGCGCAGGGTTCAGTGGCAGAgtgtcctccctccaaagcagctgttttctccagggtagctgatctctattgcctggagattggttgtaatagAGATCCATCATCTGGAGGTTGTGGAAAACATGCTCTTAGCCTaagtcctagtgcagtggtggcgaacctatggcacgggtgccagaggtggcactcagagccctctctgtgggcacgcgcaaacagagtgccccccccccccacatctaggctggcctgggccgctgggctcgattattagcattaaacctaagacctagttttggggaagcagtgtaggtaaccctgttaagctgttaaaaCTCCCACtggattttcatgtgaagaactaaaagcGCAATCTCCTCTTTACCTAGTGAGTAAGCTTCCtcgggttgctggcaatggggcttgcttctcggagtaaaacctcctagggtcgtgattcacctgttgcaagagatgcacggttgcttcaaagcaaagccaccgactaccaccaagcttactcctgagtaacgcactcctcggagccaaccgtttttctaaactaaaacctcagtattcaggttaaattgccgtgttggcactttgcaataaataagtgggttttgggttgcagtttgggcactcagtctcaaaaaggttcaccatcactgtcctagtgagACCTTTGCGCAAACCAAGTAGCTAGAAAAAGACAAATTCTAGAGGGAAAGCCATGTTAGTCTGTGGTAGAAAAACCAAAACGGAGTCTGAACACGTATTGTACTTCCACCTTTGTTAGATTCTATTTCATCGGATTCATGAAGTGAACTGAATTCTCAGCCTACAGATATTGTTTTAAGCTTGGGGGGAAATGTTTGTTCGTAAGGAGGAAAAGCAGTTATAATCCCCATTAAAATGCTGTGTATGGAGCTACGATACCTTGTAATTAATTGATATTATATGTTAAATGTTTAGAAGCTCGtatgcaaagaaaacagaaaacagcatAAGCCCCATGGAACTTCCTTCTAAAGTTACCAGCATTGGATTACTGTCAAATGGCCTAGTTAATTTTATAATTAGGATGTGTACCTTCAACCTAACAGGAATATGGATGAGGCCACTCTGGAAACTGTCAAGGTAATTTCAGTTGCCTAATGTGCTCCGACTCTCCTgcttcctctttttgtttttcaggatgcagcagcagaagagcaggGGTGGAATGAATGGAAAAATGGACTAGGATTTTAGCACCTGGGAACTAGAATCATGTTCCAAAGTGTAGATGCAGGAAGGCAGCAGTATCTGGAGACTTGGCTCACCTGCCTCCTCTCCCTGGACACAGAAATGGACTGCACATCTCCCCAGTTTTCCTTTCCCCATTAAACATCCcgtgagtgtttttttttcaagttagTAGAAATATTTAAAGCCTTTTGCAGTTTAATGCTGTTGAGAAAGGCGGATGACTCTCTTCATTCAGTGGGCTTTATTCCCAGTTGATTATTATATTCACAGTAATAGAAggccaagtgatttgttttgtgaTGATATTTGTTTTGAATCAGGATCATGGGAGGGCCTGGTGGCTCAAGCACACCAAACTCCactcttcccaaaccccgcccctccCACCAATCCCCATTCATTTCCTAACCCAATGCTGGCAGTCATAAGGTATACATTCAATTAATATTTTGTATCTGATTAGCCGCACCAGTTAATATTTTGTACCTGATTATCCTGATTAGCCGCATCATATATTCTAACAGAAGTACTCTGTTCCAGAAAGTCTGTGAACTGGCATGTCTAAAGTGCCCTATTGTCTTTTCTCTCTAAAGGCCAGCACTATATTCCACCTTACTCAGAACTGCATAGGCCTGCTAGGAATTTATGATTGAGACCAGAtaccatgaactacaattcccatcagtccctgccagcatggccaattggccatgctggcaggggctgatgggaattgtagtccatgaacatctggagtgccatatgttcgccaccactggactatattcTGACCAGCGAAGGCTCTGAGCGGGGATAGAAAGCTCTTTCTCAACGCTGGGTCCATAAAGTTCTGGAACCAGAAACACCAGGGATAGAACacaggaccttctgtatgcctgAGAGGTGCTCTACCACGGAGTCATATCTCTTCTAATAATAGCCCATAATTGCTAGGATCTGTTCATGGATCAAACAGATCTGCCCAGATTCTTCCCCTTTTGGGTGCCCATGTGTGCACATAAACAAATTTAAATGacaaaaaaactgaaagaacGAGGTGTGAGCCACAGAACTGAACTACCCTATCTGCCCGTCCTTGCTATATGTATTATTTCTTTGTATGATGTAGTAGAGTGTGTGATGGAAATAGCTTACGTGTGATGATTTGTGTGAAAACATCTgtgaacagtaaaaataaaactaacGGGCAAAGAAGGTTTAATATATAGCTTAGCCTTGCAGACAGACTAAGGAGTAGAAAAGAAGGAAATGGTAGGATCTACCAGTGGAATCCTCAGAGGAATCAGTCATTCTAGCCATGGAAACAGACTATTCTTAAGGGAAGGTTCATTGGGGGAAAGATTCTCTGTGGAATCTAAGCAATTTGTCAGGAAGGAACATACAAATCTTGAGTCTGTGAGTATTTATGGGTCATGGGTGAGATGTTCCCACAAATTTTTAAGATGCCTTTCTTtgccttttattttcattttgttaaaaggtcaaatgtttcagatttttttaaaaaaatgggtcatGGAGAGGTCATCTTAAGGCAGGGTTCGTAAGCTTTACAGTTCTCCCTGTTACGTTCCCTCTCCTACCAGAGAATGGAATCTATCGGTCTccctccctgtgatacacctgctGGCACAGCATGAGTTGGATAGCATACGTTGATTTATGGAAAGGGAGACTCTGATTCTATTATTCACATTCCCTCCTTCCATCTGTACACTATCATCAAGTTATTGGTGTTTCAGAAAGGTCAGGGAGCTGTAATTTGCCCTAacctcctcctccatttcatttccCTCACCCACAGTTGCTCACCTTCCATCTCTTCTGAATACCTGTTTTGAACTGAAAACCTTATTTCCTTTTTTGAGAAACTCTGGGTTATGAACCGCTGGATGTCTGACCCTTTTTGAAGCTGTGTTCCCTCTGTGGCTGACCTTAGAGGAGCATATTTTAAATCTCCTCATATTACAAGGTATGGTATGCTTTGGTTATTCAACATGGGAGGCACATTAGACtgagatcagagaatctcctttccttaccaatgctggattttaaaaacatacaatatCAAAGTCCCTTAGTAACCgactttaagaaaagaaaaatgaacagaTGGTAATTTCTTGCGTGTTGATATTACAAGTGTTTCCATTTTAGATCTTTCTGTacagttttaaaagctgaaagcaTAATAACATGGGAAATAACTGTTTAGttcaaggggaggggagaaattatTCTACAATTATGGAAACATTAGAAAAGTTCATTTGAAAAAGGCACACCGATTATCATTTATGACTAATAATTAGACATAACGATTTAGTAAAATATTATTCAGGAGGTAATTTTCTCCCTTTTATTATGGTGGCTTCTTTTCCCCCAGTAAAGTTTCATTTTGGGTTGTGGTCTGGTTTAAACCTGTATTAAATAAAGCATGTGTTATGGAAGGAATATTCACCCATCTATTTTAAACAAGGATCCCAACTTGAGCTCCCAAATTCTGAGGAGATTACTGATGCTTTCTGTTGTTTTGCCTTTATCCCAgagatctgttttttttccttttaacttaATCCCACTGCTAGCAATTAGGAATTTAAAGTTGAATATATATTTAACATtcacttctcccttccttccaccagGAAGTGGGGAAAAAATTACTAAACAGGGAAAGGCAAGTGGTCGGATTTGAGAGCACTCTTGGGGTAAAGCCGTGGAAATGCCACCAGCTCATACCCAGGAGAGTAAAAATCCAGACATTCGTGGCTGCATATCAGCCACGCCAAACAAACTTGGGCTAATAGAGAGGGCGGGTTGATAATAATAAATAGAGAATGACCGAcgctgattggctggcagccAATTTCTGCCTCTAGTAGGCTTCGAGTTGCCCACAGCAACCGCCAATGAAAAGCAGGAAAGGCGATGAAACGTAAGGGCTGATTGGTGAAGCAGAGGAATACTGAACTAGAAACTTTGCTATGATTGGGTACCAGgctagcaggggtagggaaaaGATTTGTAGTTTTGGATGGGCCGCCCTGGGGTTCACGTACGAGGTAGGAAACAGCTCATTGAATCGTTTGGGGTTTTATGGGGGTGAAGGGGGTtgctttccccagattttctgctCCTGCGGAGGCGTTGCTGTCCATTGCAAATCTATCAGAAACACTTTTATTTGCAAAGTGTTCTCCAGGTTGGTATTGTGTTTTCTATcatgcacaacaaccctgtgaggtagtgtgGTCACGTTCACTCTTTCCCATTCCTGGTAGGACTTCTTATGTGTCTTTAAGAGTTGTGTTGCAAGGAGGAATTCAACATGAGAATCttaattttctatttaaaaaaaccttaaagcGTTTATAGCTGgtgttaccacagagtaacgtgtttactaatagttagctaataagcttaagccgacaaggacttattaaataaatcatttttatttcggaccctcagagggtctgttttagaatcagaggagtcgccctgagtatacaaaagtcacagttcttataggataaagacagctgatgcatcaagCAAATGcttgcaaagccaaaccctgtcaattcatgacgtttcagtATTCCCATCATTGTTAACTCATGCATGCTACATTgcttaaatagcattcttaagaatatagtttctcacatggcttgacctctctctttctttgctttaattctgctttgtcagttatttctcttcacacacacactttctctcagctcattgctaagtaaaagctaatctttctttggaatgtgggaagagacaatagggctgctgttttggaaagcaaagtacctttgctatttctgagccataaTTCTTAACACTAAAATGTCTCTTCAGAGAAAAAACTTCTGCTTTaaagttacatataagtatactttCAGTTGAAATAATTCATTTAAATGcttctatttctattttctataaTTCTGCGcttttagttgaagatattatttcaTGAGCCTTTTACTTGCAATAACAAGCAtttaaaagtatctttttctgaaatgcaggaacattgaatgctttgtcttaacaaagacacttgtTGATGATGCTGTGAAaggactttaagctgtatttctgccaggaatctttttttctctctccattatTTCTCCTAAATAATGGGAGAGGGAAGAACAACCTTCTGGGTAAATTCtaaaaatcatttcctttttctctttctctctctttctctcactttctctcactttctaccactttctatttccttcttactgtcactcttttccttctgtgcctacacTGGGAATAATGAAGCAGAATCCAGAAGCTATGGGTTTCCCCCCCGCAATTGCTGCATCTATGGAGAAGCTGCTTTGCTTACTTGTCTTCTTAATATGCAGCTGTTCAATTGGATTGAAATACCTAATAGGTGCTTCCCTTCCTAGGCAAATATGCAATGCTCAGGGGATATACTATAAGGAATGACAGGattgcccattggaaacaatgggggaggctGGAGGACTCATTTGAAATACTGGGAACCAGGAATGCCATGCTGGATTAAATGCTCCAACAGGTCTCCTCTTAGCTCAGGGGGCATCTTGATGATTCATTATGATAGCTTGGCCATAACTCTGTAGACCCCCAgaaccccagaatgccccataaATGAGTGAAATGGTCCTGCGCTCATGTTTATTGATGCTTTTTCTTTATTCCCAGGATGCCTGGCACAGTGTTTGGAGTGGGGCGAGGAGTATTCATCTTAGCAGTCCTCTGGGTATTGGCCTTGCTGCTTTGCTTGTTGCTATCCAGAGCTTCTGGACTCGCTAGGTAAAGTGATCTCTCCTGCTGGGAAACTAATTGGAGGATAGGCTGTAAGCTTGTCTAAATCACGGGCATCTCAGGCAGATGTTTCAGCAGTTCTGCCTCATAACAGCCCTTACCACCagtaagttcttcctaatgtttaggtggaatcttttttcctgcaccttgaatccatactccttgtcctagtctttggagcagcagaaagcaagcttgaaGTCAGTGCAATGGCTATGAAATCTGCCCCCAGGCAGTCAGCCCCCACCACCATCCTGGCATCCACACAAAGGCCCACTTGCAGTTGTGGAACACTTTTCAAAGGCACCTCACTGTAGAGCACAATGTAGTAATCCAAGCTGGATCTGAAAAAGCCaagttccaaaaaaaaaaaaaaaacgagaGGAAGAGCATAATTTCAGCTAGTCTCACAGAATGTTGAATGTGGGCACAGGAAAGTTTTAAGGGgccttttgagatttttttttctgaaatagtcTTTATTTTTGCCATAGACGATATTGTTGGAAAGgttctcctcccccccgcccccttccttaAATGTACATTTCTGTTTGGCAAAGAATGTGAATATTAAATTCTATCAAATGACAATTGGCAGTCCGATATTCCCAATTTAATCTGAGATACATTAtttggcttctctgtgcagtgcaTATTTTTGCCATTATTCAGCAGTattatgggggggggaaggggccccAGCATCCAATGAATGCTGACTGCAGAGTTTGTTGTTCTAGAAGATGTCGCTTCCCTTGAAGCCTCCCACCTGCCATAGCAATGGGAATATCACTGcaaggatccataactttgcagTGGTGGAATTGCATTAAGTTCCATAAATTGCATCCTGAAGTTGCAGCTCTGAAACACTGCCTTCATTTCAGAGCAACCTCCTTGAAGTTCATTGAGGATTTCCAAGGATTTAGGGCTTCCAAATGGCTTGGTCTTGGTTTGCAGAGCCGAATCAGTACCCTAAAAATCAgcaatacttttatttttatctctAAACTTCAGAGAATCTGCCGTACGTATGCAGTTTTCCACAGATGAAAATGTTGGTTCTCATCATTCTTTGCTAGTTCTTGTACTGGTCAAGAAGGTACTGTCCGAAAAAGGAATCTGGATGTGTCTGTGAGCTTAGTCGTCAGTTTATCCATGTGACCATGTGCACTGCTTTATCAGTCATGGGCATCAGGAAGGCAGAAtggaaaaaatatgaaaacaaagggaaggaaatgaaaaCTCTGCTTGTTTCAGAGTTATTGTTAGAAATCCTCAATGTTAAATTGGAAAGAAGGTGAAGTAGAAGTTTGGATTATTTGTGAACAACACAGTGAAACAGAACCAAAGAAATCTGCTCTTCACTCCACTTATTTAAAAGTTCCTCCAAGAAAGCAAAGTCATACCGCACAGTCTTTCACATGTTTACCAAGAAGTTCATGCTAGCATTTAATAGCATTTGCACCCATCTAAGTGTCTATAGAATTTCAGCAACGGTGATTACTTCTGGTGTTTTTTACAGGTTTTCTATTAttctggttttcttggctgctgtgatCATCACattggtcctattgctttttcCACGGGCAGGCGAGTTCCCCGAACCTGCTGCAGAAGTGAAGGTAATGGAAACAAGAGCTTGGTCCTGTGCATTACATACTGCTGTGTACCAAATCCAGTTATGTTCACACCACACCAGTATGCATTAATGTACTCCCCGTGAAATACATCACTGGATATCCAGTTCCCAGGAGAAAGGAAGCATGTGCTAGAACAAGCAAGTTACAGTTGAAAAGAAATAAGGAGATGCTGGCAAAGTTCCGAATAATTTAGCAGTGAGGCCACAGCTGTTGCACATATTTTGTGATCTACAGAACAAAGTGCCTTTTATTACAAACAGGAACACTGTTTGGGAGAGCATCCACATAATCTCATTCTCaagggtcccttctgcacatgcagaataatgcactttcaatctactttcaatgcactttgaagctggattgtactgagcggaatagcaaaatccacttgcaaacaattgtgaaagtaggtTGAAtgtgcattctgcatgtgtggaaggggcctagatgTCAGCTTTCCAGGTTTTTCCCATTCTCAGTTTGCTCCTTCTCAAACACAGTTTACTGTTATCtttttttggaaagaaaacagtCAAAATGAGTTAACTTGGAATCTGGACCAGAAAGTTTGCAGCTGGTGCATACATTCAGAACATGTTTGGCACAAGAATAGTGTGGGTGGACCATGCAGACAAGGCCCACATGTGTCCCTGGTTGAATGTTCGAGACCTGCCCCAGTTCAACGCCTTGTATTGACTCTGGAAGCCCAAGAATTGCATGCAGCCGCTCTCTCAAAATTTACATTTCCCTTGCGAAAACACTTTTCTGCTTTTACAAGGAAACAATTGAGGGCTGAGCTAGATTACAGTAACATTGTAAGAGTTATAATTACTGTTCTGCATAATGGAGATAAAGATCATAAAATACACCCCAGCCATATTTTGTAGAACGTTGGGCCAGAGTGTTGTGGCAGTAGCATTACATGTGATATAATGTTACACATCAGGGAAAATCAGTCCATATAATGTGCACTGTTGGCTAAGATTAATCAGTGCTTATCCAAACATGTCAGTTCCCTGCTGCCCTGATGTTCCTTCTCTtcctacttttttctttttcattcttgtCTGTACTTTGCCCCGGGTTGGATTTCTTCTTGCTGCAGAGAAATCTTCAGGAAGCgtttggtatttaaattataaCCTCTTCAGTATGGGAGAATTTGTATTTGGAGCTAATTCTAAATAAGCTGCcttgtgttggggtgtgtgtgtgtgtatgtgtagacAGGCCAACttcaaaccttttttaaaaggttgagtTAAAGTTAGTTGCCTCCCCAGACTCCCACGGGAGCAAAAAAAGATGTTAGAAAACAAAAAGTGTTTGAGTTGAAAAGACGAGctttgaaaggaatttttaaactACCCGCAAAAGTCACCTTGTAACAGCCTTTGAGGGGAAATGCTTTTACACTGAGGTTAGTTTGAAAAGTGATTCTCCTTCCATGTTGGGTTGTTCATAAGGGAGATATTTTGATCTTTTGGAAGACAAACAGGAGTTGCCTGGCTCGTGTTCTCAGATGTATACGAAATCCAGTCTGGGATTTGGGAGTTTATCGCAGTTTAGCGTGAAACTTTGGTTGAGGGACCACTCATTAAATACCAGACAGATTATATCTGT
Coding sequences:
- the TMEM218 gene encoding transmembrane protein 218, whose translation is MPGTVFGVGRGVFILAVLWVLALLLCLLLSRASGLARFSIILVFLAAVIITLVLLLFPRAGEFPEPAAEVKIVDTFYIGRYVLLSLLATIFLGCLFLVLVHHVMQPVYAKPMH